Proteins encoded together in one Diabrotica undecimpunctata isolate CICGRU chromosome 3, icDiaUnde3, whole genome shotgun sequence window:
- the LOC140436052 gene encoding zinc finger BED domain-containing protein 5-like, whose protein sequence is MRCAVKISRYFGDEKMAKNFECVSVSHQTVSRRVDELNTHVFKKMIDIVHDCLYYSLALDESVDITDKNQLLIFVRCISGDFCVTEELLKLHHMEDRTKGINIFEAVSDAVKNIGGFQKCS, encoded by the coding sequence ATGAGGTGTGCCGTTAAAATCTCGCGATACTTTGGAGATGAAAAGATGGCCAAAAATTTTGAATGTGTTTCAGTTTCCCATCAAACTGTATCTAGAAGAGTTGACGAGCTGAACActcatgtatttaaaaaaatgatcgACATAGTTCATGATTGTTTGTACTACTCCTTAGCCCTGGACGAATCTGTTGATATTACTGACAAAAatcagctattaatttttgttagatGCATCAGTGGAGATTTTTGTGTAACTGAGGAACTTTTAAAACTACACCACATGGAAGACAGGACCAAGggtataaatatatttgaagCAGTTAGTGACGCTGTGAAAAATATAGGCGGTTTTCAAAAGTGCTCTTGA